A stretch of the Psychrilyobacter piezotolerans genome encodes the following:
- a CDS encoding rhodanese-like domain-containing protein yields the protein MKKLLIILMFMTIFMVGMADPARSKDYSVYATSTLVSPKTADKMIEAEKDLVILDVRKQAVFEKEHLEGSYQIWRPDFSADKGEYEYSGMRASPEKMAETLGSYGITADTHLLLLGEDAARLWWILDMYGHKDISMIDGGIDGWKTAGLKVVEGGAARPAAQAVYEFSGPADLSKSANLEDVKAAMADDVMILDTRTYIESDGLIQKDGAFARGRIPGSYNIPWNLMVNKDKTFKSPKEMKAILDEEGITEDRAVILYSHSGVKSAYMTFVLKELLGYKNVKNYDGSWTQWSYESTRGNVEIERDNIFKILFSYLKNREKLESIITMLGVWGPLGYIIMYIVVTITMISAVPATIAGGIIFGPIMGVIYTAIGAGIGLSLSFLIARYIARGAIERKFGNTAMFKKIDEGVKRDGWFILAVTRLIPIFPFGIQNYVYGLTSIGFMQYAILSTIFILPGTSVYVMLAGAFASGDRDIVLKYSIIASLIFLGLIIVTRIIKKKAGLQNKN from the coding sequence AATTTTTATGGTTGGAATGGCCGATCCTGCAAGATCAAAGGATTATTCGGTATATGCAACGAGCACCCTGGTAAGCCCGAAAACTGCAGATAAAATGATAGAGGCCGAAAAGGACCTGGTGATTTTAGATGTAAGAAAACAGGCAGTTTTTGAAAAAGAACATCTGGAAGGATCTTACCAGATTTGGAGGCCGGATTTTTCTGCTGATAAGGGGGAATATGAATATAGCGGGATGAGGGCTTCCCCTGAGAAGATGGCTGAAACATTAGGTTCCTACGGGATTACAGCTGATACCCACCTCCTCTTACTTGGTGAAGATGCGGCCAGATTATGGTGGATATTGGATATGTACGGACATAAGGATATATCCATGATCGACGGCGGAATAGACGGGTGGAAGACAGCCGGATTAAAAGTAGTAGAGGGAGGTGCAGCAAGACCAGCTGCCCAGGCGGTATATGAATTTAGCGGTCCGGCAGATCTTTCTAAGTCAGCGAATTTAGAAGATGTGAAAGCTGCAATGGCAGATGATGTAATGATATTAGATACAAGAACTTATATTGAATCTGATGGATTAATTCAAAAGGACGGGGCATTTGCCAGGGGTAGAATCCCGGGTTCGTATAATATTCCATGGAATTTGATGGTGAACAAGGATAAAACATTTAAATCACCTAAAGAGATGAAAGCAATTTTGGATGAGGAGGGGATTACAGAAGATAGGGCAGTTATTTTATACTCTCATTCAGGCGTAAAATCTGCTTATATGACCTTTGTATTGAAAGAGTTATTGGGGTATAAAAATGTTAAAAACTATGATGGTTCATGGACTCAGTGGTCCTATGAATCCACCCGGGGAAATGTTGAAATTGAGAGAGATAACATTTTTAAGATTCTGTTCAGTTACCTTAAAAACAGGGAAAAATTAGAAAGTATAATTACTATGTTAGGGGTATGGGGACCACTGGGATACATTATAATGTATATAGTGGTTACAATAACTATGATATCGGCAGTGCCTGCCACAATAGCCGGCGGGATAATCTTCGGGCCAATAATGGGAGTTATCTATACGGCTATAGGGGCAGGTATAGGACTTTCATTATCTTTCCTGATAGCGAGATATATTGCAAGGGGAGCTATTGAGAGAAAGTTTGGAAACACAGCTATGTTTAAAAAAATAGATGAAGGAGTAAAAAGAGACGGATGGTTTATTTTGGCTGTAACCAGATTGATACCTATCTTTCCATTTGGGATCCAAAATTATGTATATGGTTTGACTTCTATTGGGTTTATGCAATATGCCATATTATCTACAATATTTATCCTTCCGGGAACCTCTGTATATGTCATGCTGGCAGGGGCATTTGCATCTGGAGACAGGGATATAGTTTTAAAGTATTCGATCATAGCGTCATTGATTTTCCTTGGATTAATTATAGTTACCAGGATAATCAAGAAAAAAGCTGGACTACAAAATAAAAACTAA